The Nostoc sp. NIES-3756 DNA window CTGTAACTTTGTACGCTATTAATACAGGTAATCTACAAGGAATTAAAGTTGTCGAAAAATTACTTACAGAAGAATATTATGGTATTGCCACAGCCAAAAATTCACCTAACTTACAACTAATTAACGATGGTTTAAATCGGGTTTTAGCCAATGGTTCTTATTCGCAAATTTATCAAAAATGGTTTAAAGCAGATCCACCATCTTCATTACCAGCAAAATCACCATACGATACTCAAACTAATTCTAATGAATCTGGCTCAACTAACTTCATTTTGCCGTTCCTCCCAATTTTATTGCAAGGTGCATTAGTTACCCTACAGCTGACAGTTCTATCTGCGGTATTCGGTTTAATAATTGGTACTTTAACAGCGCTGCTCCGCCTTTCCCGCTTTCTTCCTGGACGTTGGTTAGCTAGAGCTTATGTAGATTTTTTTCGGGGAACGCCTTTGATAGTACAAATTTTCATGATTTATTTTGGCTTACCAGCACTAGCTCAAGAACTCGGCTTTACATTTAACTTTGACCGTTTCGTTGCTGGAGTAATTGCCCTAAGTTTGAATATAGCTGCTTACATTGCTGAAACTGTCCGCGCAGGGATTCAATCTATTGAAATAGGACAGACAGAAGCGGCTAAATCACTTGGTTTGAGTCCTTTACTAACCATGCGTTTGGTGATTTTTCCCCAAGCCTTCCGGCGAATGTTACCACCTTTAGGCAATGAGTTTATTGGTTTGTTAAAAGATACAAGTTTAGTTGCTGTTATTGGGTTTGAAGAATTATTTCGCAAAGGACAGTTGATTGTTGCACAAAACTATCGCGCCTTTGAAATTTACGCTGCTGTCGCCATAGTTTACTTATGTTTGACTCTTTTAGCCTCTCAAGTTTTTAGCCGCTTAGAAGTTTGGATGAATCCCGATAAGAAAATTCAGCAGGTAAAAGTTAAAAATCAAAATCGTAATTGAAGAAAAACTCAAAATTTACTATGTATTTTCCATTTACATATATCAACCGATTAGTAGCAGAAATGATAAAAAAAGTAACATTACATTGCGTGATGTTTGTCTATGTAGCTTAAACAAAAGAGTTAAATTAAGGTTAAGTCAAACATAGGATGAGAAAGCACTATGTCAGTAAAAATTTTACCCGACCTGGGAGATTTAGCAGAAGGACTGGGAGTCACAGGTATTGTAGGGATAATTATGATACCAGTTTTTTTACCAGTAATAGGTGGTATTGGTAGACCAATAGCCAAAGCAATTGTTAAAAGT harbors:
- a CDS encoding ABC transporter permease subunit (The N-terminal region of this protein, as described by TIGR01726, is a three transmembrane segment that identifies a subfamily of ABC transporter permease subunits, which specificities that include histidine, arginine, glutamine, glutamate, L-cystine (sic), the opines (in Agrobacterium) octopine and nopaline, etc.), with translation MTKWVFGRWLRWCVVVGLSCLLLTACNGSLNQGKTLRVATEPAFPPFEFTEQGGNLQGFSIDLMNAIAHAASFKVDFQSIPFDGIIPALQSKTVDAAISSITITAERSKTVAFSRPYFKAGLAIAIRSDNQNITGFDSLKNTKIAVQIGTTGADKAKNIPGAQIRSFDSAPLALQELANGNVDAVINDAPVTLYAINTGNLQGIKVVEKLLTEEYYGIATAKNSPNLQLINDGLNRVLANGSYSQIYQKWFKADPPSSLPAKSPYDTQTNSNESGSTNFILPFLPILLQGALVTLQLTVLSAVFGLIIGTLTALLRLSRFLPGRWLARAYVDFFRGTPLIVQIFMIYFGLPALAQELGFTFNFDRFVAGVIALSLNIAAYIAETVRAGIQSIEIGQTEAAKSLGLSPLLTMRLVIFPQAFRRMLPPLGNEFIGLLKDTSLVAVIGFEELFRKGQLIVAQNYRAFEIYAAVAIVYLCLTLLASQVFSRLEVWMNPDKKIQQVKVKNQNRN
- a CDS encoding DUF5132 domain-containing protein gives rise to the protein MSVKILPDLGDLAEGLGVTGIVGIIMIPVFLPVIGGIGRPIAKAIVKSGIAFYEKNKGTIGELRENWEDIIAEAKAEVGEERMKSAEPADS